A stretch of Lagopus muta isolate bLagMut1 chromosome 9, bLagMut1 primary, whole genome shotgun sequence DNA encodes these proteins:
- the NMUR1 gene encoding neuromedin-U receptor 1, whose translation MNPYINCFSPELPLSQQDFPMEPPSPDLCNRTHSDALFDPKDANLTEEQLRHKYLGPRRSNFFIPVCVIYLLIFAVGAVGNTLTCIVILRHRFMRTPTNYYLFSLAVSDLLVLLLGMPLELYDMWSNYPFLLGAGGCYFKTLLFEAVCFASILNVTALSVERYIAVVHPLKAKYVVTRNHAKRVIITIWVVSVICSIPNTSIHGLQPLYVPGRGRVPDSEICTLVKPRLTYNLIIQITTIVFFFLPMGTISILYLLIGLQLKKEKMLEALGAKSSGDNDYHRVQGQKKVKRRQVTKMLFVLVVVFGICWAPFHTDRLVWSFISTWTGPMLHMFQYVHIISGIFFYLSSAANPILYNLMSTRFREMFKEVMCHPGQHPPGSCKHSPSVTHATTRSTECEPMPSANGLPLSDAEEYEMEEMKEMEEMEEMEEMEEMEGGQAVTHATSLC comes from the exons ATGAATCCTTACATCAACTGCTTCAGCCCTGAGCTCCCCCTGTCCCAGCAAGACTTCCCCATGGAGCCCCCCAGCCCCGACCTCTGCAACAGGACTCACTCTGACGCTTTATTCGACCCCAAAGACGCCAACCTGACGGAGGAGCAGCTGCGACATAAATACTTAGGGCCTCGGAGATCCAACTTCTTCATCCCTGTCTGCGTGATCTACCTGCTGATCTTTGCTGTGGGGGCAGTGGGCAACACACTCACCTGCATCGTCATCCTCCGGCACCGCTTCATGAGGACACCCACGAATTACTACCTGTTCAGTCTGGCTGTGTCTgacctgctggtgctgctgctgggaatgcCGCTGGAGCTGTATGACATGTGGAGCAATTACCCCTtcctgctgggggctgggggctgttaCTTCAAGACGTTGCTCTTTGAGGCCGTCTGCTTTGCTTCCATCCTCAACGTCACCGCCCTGAGCGTGGAGCGCTACATTGCTGTGGTGCACCCACTCAAAGCTAAGTATGTGGTGACCAGGAACCACGCCAAGAGGGTCATCATCACCATCTGGGTGGTGTCAGTCATCTGCTCCATCCCCAACACCAGCATCCATGGGCTGCAACCTCTCTATGTGCCTGGCCGGGGCCGCGTGCCTGATTCAGAGATCTGCACCCTGGTGAAGCCACGCTTGACCTACAATCTCATCATCCAGATCACCACCATCGTCTTCTTCTTCCTGCCCATGGGGACCATCAGCATCCTCTACCTGCTCATCGGCCTGCAGCTcaagaaagagaagatgctgGAGGCCCTGGGGGCCAAGTCCAGTGGTGACAATGACTATCACAGAGTCCAGGGACAGAAGAAGGTGAAGAGGAGGCAGGTCACAAAGATGCTGT TCgtgctggtggtggtgtttgGGATCTGCTGGGCCCCCTTCCACACCGATCGTCTCGTCTGGAGCTTCATCTCCACCTGGACTGGCCCCATGCTCCACATGTTCCAGTACGTCCACATCATTTCAGGCATCTTCTTCTACCTGAGCTCGGCCGCCAACCCCATCCTCTACAACCTGATGTCCACCCGCTTCCGTGAGATGTTCAAGGAGGTGATGTGTCACCCCGGCCAGCACCCGCCAGGCTCATGCAAGCACTCACCCAGCGTCACCCATGCCACCACCCGTAGCACTGAGTGTGAGCCCATGCCCAGTGCCAATGGGCTGCCCCTCTCTGATGCTGAGGAGTACGAGATGGAGGAAAtgaaggagatggaggagatggaggagatggaggagatggaggagatgGAGGGTGGCCAGGCTGTCACACATGCCACATCCCTCTGCTGA
- the NCL gene encoding nucleolin isoform X2, which produces MVKLAKTPKNQMKQKKMAPPPKKVEESEEEESSDLEESSGEEMMVPPKKQQKAAVTPAKKAATPAKKAATPAKKAVTPAKKAVATPAKKAVAPSPKKAAVLGKGAKNGKNAKKQESEEEDEDDEEDDEEDEDEEEESDEEEEPAMPVKPAAKKSAAAVPAKKPAVVPAKQESEDEEDEEEDEEDEEDEESEDEEDEEDEDEDEDEDDEEEDEEESEDEKPVKEAPGKRKKEMANKSAPEAKKKKTETPASAFSLFVKNLTPTKDYEELRTAIKEFFGKKNLQVSEVRIGSSKRFGYVDFLSAEDMDKALQLNGKKLMGLEIKLEKAKSKESLKENKKERDARTLFVKNLPYRVTEEEMKNVFENAVEVRLVLNKEGSSKGMAYIEFKTEAEAEKALEEKQGTEVDGRAMVIDYTGEKSQQENQKGGGERESKTLIVNNLSYAASEETLQELFKKATSIKMPQNNQGRPKGYAFVEFPTAEDAKEALNSCNNTEIEGRAIRLEFSSPSWQKGNMNARGGFNQQSKTLFVRGLSEDTTEETLRESFEGSISARIVTDRDTGSSKGFGFVDFSSPEDAKAAKEAMEDGEIDGNKVILDFAKPKGEFQRGGGFGGGFGGRGGRGGRGGRGGFGGRGGGRGFGGRGGGGFRGGRGGGGDHKPQGKKIKFE; this is translated from the exons ATGGTGAAGCTCGCCAAG ACTCCCAAGAAccaaatgaagcagaaaaaaatggcgCCTCCCCCCAAAAAGGTCGAGGAAAGCGAGGAGGAAGAGTCCTCCGATTTAGAGGAAAGCAGTGGGGAAGAG ATGATGGTCCCtccaaagaaacaacaaaaagcagcagttacACCAGCCAAGAAGGCTGCTACCCCTGCAAAGAAGGCTGCCACTCCTGCAAAAAAGGCAGTGACGCCAGCCAAGAAGGCTGTGGCGACTCCAGCTAAAAAGGCTGTTGCTCCATCACCCAAAAAGGCTGCTGTCTTAGGCAAAGGAGCGAAAAATGGCAAGAATGCCAAGAAGCAAGAGAGcgaggaagaagatgaagatgatgaggaagatgacgaggaagatgaagatgaagaggaGGAGTCTG ATGAGGAAGAGGAACCAGCAATGCCTGTGAAGCCTGCAGCCAAAAAATCCGCAGCAGCTGTACCAGCCAAAAAGCCTGCAGTTGTGCCAGCAAAGCAGGAATCTGAGGACGAGGAAgatgaagaggaggatgaggaggacgaggaggatGAAG AGTctgaagatgaggaagatgaagaagatgaggatgaagatgaggatgaagatgatgaagaggaggatgaggaagaaagTGAGGATGAAA AACCTGTCAAGGAAGCacctggaaaaaggaaaaaagaaatggccAACAAGAGTGCACCAGAggccaagaaaaagaaaacagaaa CACCTGCTTCAGCTTTCTCGCTCTTTGTGAAAAACTTGACCCCCACCAAGGACTATGAAGAACTGAGAACTGCCATCAAAGAATTCTTTGGCAAGAAAAATCTCCAGGTCTCAGAAGTCAGAATTGGTTCTTCCAA GCGGTTTGGCTACGTGGATTTCTTATCTGCTGAAGATATGGATAAAGCTCTTCAGCTGAATGGAAAGAAGCTGATGGGTTTGGAAATCaaactggaaaaagcaaagagcaaagaaagtcttaaagaaaataagaaag AGAGAGATGCTAGAACACTGTTTGTGAAGAATCTGCCCTACCGTGTAactgaagaggaaatgaaaaatgtgtttgaaaatgcTGTAGAGGTCCGACTAGTACTTAACAAGGAAGGGAGCAGCAAGGG GATGGCCTATATTGAATTCAAAACAGAAGCTGAGGCAGAAAAAGCACTGGAGGAGAAACAAGGCACGGAGGTTGATGGTCGTGCCATGGTCATTGATTACACTGGTGAGAAGAGCCaacaagaaaatcagaaag GAGGTGGAGAGAGGGAGTCGAAGACACTGATTGTGAACAACCTGTCCTATGCTGCCTCAGAAGAAACTCTGCAGGAACTGTTTAAAAAAGCTACTTCCATCAAGATGCCACAAAACAACCAGGGCAGGCCTAAAGG GTATGCATTTGTAGAATTTCCCACAGCCGAGGATGCTAAAGAGGCATTGAATTCCTGTAACAACACAGAAATTGAAGGCAGAGCAATCAGGCTGGAATTCAGTTCACCATCGTGGCAGAAAGGGAACATGAATGCAAGAGGAGGATTTAACC aacaaagcaaaacattgtTTGTCAGAGGCCTTTCTGAGGACACAACAGAGGAGACGCTAAGAGAATCGTTTGAAGGCTCTATAAGTGCTCGAATAGTCACAGACAGGGACACGGGCTCTTCTAAAGG GTTTGGGTTTGTGGACTTCAGCTCCCCAGAAGATGCCAAAGCAGCTAAAGAGGCTATGGAGGATGGAGAGATAGATGGAAACAAAGTGATCCTTGATTTTGCCAAACCAAAGGGTGAATTTCAGCGTGGTGGTGGATTTGGTGGTGGATTTGGTGGTCGTGGTGGCAGAGGAGGCCGAGGAGGAAGAGGTGGATTTGGAGGCAGAGGTGGTGGCAGAGGTTTTGGAG gcagaggaggaggtggcttccgaggaggcagaggaggaggtggagatcACAAGCCACAAGGGAAGAAGATCAAGTTTGAATAa
- the NCL gene encoding nucleolin isoform X1 — MVKLAKTPKNQMKQKKMAPPPKKVEESEEEESSDLEESSGEEMMVPPKKQQKAAVTPAKKAATPAKKAATPAKKAVTPAKKAVATPAKKAVAPSPKKAAVLGKGAKNGKNAKKQESEEEDEDDEEDDEEDEDEEEESDEEEEPAMPVKPAAKKSAAAVPAKKPAVVPAKQESEDEEDEEEDEEDEEDEESEDEAMDTTPVPVKKPPPAKAAPAKAKAESEDEEDEEDEDEDEDEDDEEEDEEESEDEKPVKEAPGKRKKEMANKSAPEAKKKKTETPASAFSLFVKNLTPTKDYEELRTAIKEFFGKKNLQVSEVRIGSSKRFGYVDFLSAEDMDKALQLNGKKLMGLEIKLEKAKSKESLKENKKERDARTLFVKNLPYRVTEEEMKNVFENAVEVRLVLNKEGSSKGMAYIEFKTEAEAEKALEEKQGTEVDGRAMVIDYTGEKSQQENQKGGGERESKTLIVNNLSYAASEETLQELFKKATSIKMPQNNQGRPKGYAFVEFPTAEDAKEALNSCNNTEIEGRAIRLEFSSPSWQKGNMNARGGFNQQSKTLFVRGLSEDTTEETLRESFEGSISARIVTDRDTGSSKGFGFVDFSSPEDAKAAKEAMEDGEIDGNKVILDFAKPKGEFQRGGGFGGGFGGRGGRGGRGGRGGFGGRGGGRGFGGRGGGGFRGGRGGGGDHKPQGKKIKFE, encoded by the exons ATGGTGAAGCTCGCCAAG ACTCCCAAGAAccaaatgaagcagaaaaaaatggcgCCTCCCCCCAAAAAGGTCGAGGAAAGCGAGGAGGAAGAGTCCTCCGATTTAGAGGAAAGCAGTGGGGAAGAG ATGATGGTCCCtccaaagaaacaacaaaaagcagcagttacACCAGCCAAGAAGGCTGCTACCCCTGCAAAGAAGGCTGCCACTCCTGCAAAAAAGGCAGTGACGCCAGCCAAGAAGGCTGTGGCGACTCCAGCTAAAAAGGCTGTTGCTCCATCACCCAAAAAGGCTGCTGTCTTAGGCAAAGGAGCGAAAAATGGCAAGAATGCCAAGAAGCAAGAGAGcgaggaagaagatgaagatgatgaggaagatgacgaggaagatgaagatgaagaggaGGAGTCTG ATGAGGAAGAGGAACCAGCAATGCCTGTGAAGCCTGCAGCCAAAAAATCCGCAGCAGCTGTACCAGCCAAAAAGCCTGCAGTTGTGCCAGCAAAGCAGGAATCTGAGGACGAGGAAgatgaagaggaggatgaggaggacgaggaggatGAAG AGTCTGAAGATGAGGCCATGGACACAACACCAGTTCCTGTGAAGAAACCTCCTCCAGCCAAGGCTGCTCCAGCTAAAGCCAAGGCAGAGTctgaagatgaggaagatgaagaagatgaggatgaagatgaggatgaagatgatgaagaggaggatgaggaagaaagTGAGGATGAAA AACCTGTCAAGGAAGCacctggaaaaaggaaaaaagaaatggccAACAAGAGTGCACCAGAggccaagaaaaagaaaacagaaa CACCTGCTTCAGCTTTCTCGCTCTTTGTGAAAAACTTGACCCCCACCAAGGACTATGAAGAACTGAGAACTGCCATCAAAGAATTCTTTGGCAAGAAAAATCTCCAGGTCTCAGAAGTCAGAATTGGTTCTTCCAA GCGGTTTGGCTACGTGGATTTCTTATCTGCTGAAGATATGGATAAAGCTCTTCAGCTGAATGGAAAGAAGCTGATGGGTTTGGAAATCaaactggaaaaagcaaagagcaaagaaagtcttaaagaaaataagaaag AGAGAGATGCTAGAACACTGTTTGTGAAGAATCTGCCCTACCGTGTAactgaagaggaaatgaaaaatgtgtttgaaaatgcTGTAGAGGTCCGACTAGTACTTAACAAGGAAGGGAGCAGCAAGGG GATGGCCTATATTGAATTCAAAACAGAAGCTGAGGCAGAAAAAGCACTGGAGGAGAAACAAGGCACGGAGGTTGATGGTCGTGCCATGGTCATTGATTACACTGGTGAGAAGAGCCaacaagaaaatcagaaag GAGGTGGAGAGAGGGAGTCGAAGACACTGATTGTGAACAACCTGTCCTATGCTGCCTCAGAAGAAACTCTGCAGGAACTGTTTAAAAAAGCTACTTCCATCAAGATGCCACAAAACAACCAGGGCAGGCCTAAAGG GTATGCATTTGTAGAATTTCCCACAGCCGAGGATGCTAAAGAGGCATTGAATTCCTGTAACAACACAGAAATTGAAGGCAGAGCAATCAGGCTGGAATTCAGTTCACCATCGTGGCAGAAAGGGAACATGAATGCAAGAGGAGGATTTAACC aacaaagcaaaacattgtTTGTCAGAGGCCTTTCTGAGGACACAACAGAGGAGACGCTAAGAGAATCGTTTGAAGGCTCTATAAGTGCTCGAATAGTCACAGACAGGGACACGGGCTCTTCTAAAGG GTTTGGGTTTGTGGACTTCAGCTCCCCAGAAGATGCCAAAGCAGCTAAAGAGGCTATGGAGGATGGAGAGATAGATGGAAACAAAGTGATCCTTGATTTTGCCAAACCAAAGGGTGAATTTCAGCGTGGTGGTGGATTTGGTGGTGGATTTGGTGGTCGTGGTGGCAGAGGAGGCCGAGGAGGAAGAGGTGGATTTGGAGGCAGAGGTGGTGGCAGAGGTTTTGGAG gcagaggaggaggtggcttccgaggaggcagaggaggaggtggagatcACAAGCCACAAGGGAAGAAGATCAAGTTTGAATAa
- the B3GNT7 gene encoding UDP-GlcNAc:betaGal beta-1,3-N-acetylglucosaminyltransferase 7, with the protein MFQWRKTIYKTVCLSFLLVITVTVLQRGMAPSQFLQGQQQKELPTPEPLKTQKRDNTFSITSAFWKNKKEKAPGKEEDGGMTERQVKSWDITTTNCSANQNLSKLDWFKGLEPNFQQFLLYRHCRYFPMLINHPEKCSEDVYLLIVVKSIITQHDRREAIRRTWGKQKEVGGKKVRTLFLLGTASKEEERANYQKLLDYENHIYGDILQWDFLDSFFNLTLKEVHFLKWLNIYCDNVRFIFKGDDDVFVSPDNILEFLEDKKEGEDVFVGDVLYNARPIRRKENKYYIPSALYNKSIYPPYAGGGGFVMDGPLAKRLHKASETLELYPIDDVFLGMCLEVLKVSPVGHEGFKTFGIVKNKNSKMNKEPCFFRSMLVVHKLLPPDLIQMWDLVHSNLTCSRKLNVL; encoded by the exons ATGTTCCAGTG GAGGAAGACCATCTACAAAACAGTCTGCCTGTCCTTCCTGCTGGTGATCACGGTGACAGTGCTGCAGCGGGGAATGGCCCCCAGCCAGTTcctgcagggccagcagcagaaggaactGCCTACCCCAGAGCccctgaaaacacagaagagagaCAACACCTTCTCCATCACCAGCGccttctggaaaaacaaaaaggaaaaagctccAGGCAAGGAAGAGGACGGAGGCATGACAGAGAGGCAGGTGAAATCATGGGACATCACCACTACCAACTGCTCAGCCAACCAGAACTTGAGCAAACTGGACTGGTTCAAAGGGCTGGAGCCCAACTTCCAGCAGTTCCTGCTCTACCGGCACTGCCGCTACTTCCCCATGCTGATCAACCACCCCGAGAAGTGCAGCGAGGACGTCTACCTGCTCATCGTGGTCAAGTCCATCATCACGCAGCACGACCGCCGCGAGGCCATCCGGAGGACGTGGGGCAAGCAGAAGGAAGTGGGGGGCAAGAAGGTCAGGACGCTCTTCCTATTGGGCACGGCCTCCAAGGAAGAGGAGAGAGCCAACTACCAGAAGCTGCTGGATTACGAGAACCACATCTATGGGGACATCTTGCAGTGGGATTTCCTGGACAGCTTCTTCAATCTCACGCTCAAAGAGGTCCACTTCTTGAAGTGGTTGAACATCTACTGCGACAACGTCCGCTTCATCTTCAAAGGGGACGACGACGTGTTTGTGAGTCCCGACAACATCCTGGAGTTCCTGGAGGACAAGAAGGAGGGAGAGGACGTCTTTGTGGGGGACGTCCTCTACAATGCCAGGCCGATCCGGAGGAAGGAGAACAAGTACTACATCCCCAGTGCTCTCTACAACAAAAGCATCTACCCGCCCTACGCGGGTGGTGGAGGCTTCGTCATGGACGGACCGTTGGCCAAGAGGCTGCACAAGGCCTCAGAGACGCTGGAGCTGTACCCCATTGACGACGTCTTCCTAGGGATGTGCTTGGAGGTCCTCAAGGTATCGCCCGTTGGGCACGAGGGCTTCAAAACTTTTGGCATCGTGAAGAACAAGAACAGCAAGATGAACAAGGAGCCGTGTTTTTTCCGGAGTATGTTAGTGGTTCATAAACTGCTGCCTCCAGATTTGATCCAAATGTGGGACTTGGTGCACAGTAACTTGACGTGCTCAAGAAAACTCAATGTCCTTTAG